In Thiomonas arsenitoxydans, the genomic stretch CGGCTGACAGAGTTAACTTCAAGAACATAGTGGAGTACCGTGCCTGGCGCAAAAAAAATCCACTCTAAGCCAGCAAAAGCTGCTGCCGCCCCATCTCAACTTCGAGAATATCCTCATCCTCGGACAGGTCGGGTGGCGGGAGCCGATTGGCCTCCTCAACGAGATTTCCAGCGCTAATCACCAGCGCCTCTTCCATTTCGCTACGCAGGCTTTCGGTCGAGCCGACGTGATAGAAGTGGCTGAACGTCTCCATGTGGAAACGTCCAAAGTGCGCCTCCAGATGGGCGTTCTCGCGATACTGGTTGCCCTTCCACATGGAATATGCAAAACCCGAAGGCAACGCTTTGATGGCATCCGACAATTCGTCAGCCTCTTGTTCAGACCACTTGTTGTAGTAGTCCGCATGCCGACCGATGTACGGTGGGTCTAGATACACGAAATCGTCAGCGGACGCCTGTGCCAGGGTTTCCCGCCACGGCTGGCATTTGAAAACCCATTCTTTGCCATGCATGACCTTAGCAGCCCAGGAAACCTGGTTACAAATTTTTGTGATGAGGGCTTGTCGGAATCGCTCTGGCTTGCGGCAGAAGGGCACGTTGAAGCCGCCCTTTTTGTTGAACCGCATGATTCCGTTGAAACAACTGCGGTTCAAGAATACCAAGTCCAAAGGACTCTTGTGCTCATTGAACCGCTTCCGAATCTCATAAAAGTGGTCCTCCCCGACAGCTAGCAGCTTCGCCCCCTCCTCCTCAAGGAACGCTCGAACTGACATGGAGGTTATATCCCCTCTTTGTACACCCTGGTAGAAGCGGACAAGGTGCTCGTTCGTGTCACAAAGGAGTGCACGCGGTGGCGCTATGTTGAGAGCGACCGCCCCGGAGCCCATGAAGGGCTCAATCCACCTACCTTGACCATGCCAATTGATTGCGTCGGCTATCCACGGCACGAGCTTTGTCTTGATGCCTTGAATCTTGATGGGGGGAGCTTTTGCTCTAATGCGGCGAGGTAAGAAGTCGGCCATTTCATTTTTCACGATATTACTCCCATCCATGGGCTGCGCCCGCCATTCAGTACCCGCTGCTCGTTAGCCATCACTTCACCACTTTCGAGCGGTCACGGTCTGGCTTCGGCAACGGCTTGTTCAACATGTCCATGGTGACACCCTTGCTTTCCGCGTTGAGTGCCCAAGTAACGAATTGCTCCAACAAAAGGCTGTTCTCTGCCTCTAACCGTTCGGCCTTCGCTTTGAACCGCTCAGCTTGCTCTATGGCCGCACGGACGCGCTCGTCGGTAGGAGTCCCGCGCGATACAGGAAGGGTCCCCTTCAGGGCATCCTTGCGGTGCGCAAAGGCGTTGGCCACTTCGGGATAGCTGGCCAAGGTGAAGCGGGAGTACCGATAGCCCCAAGCTGCCTCCAGGCTGTCCAGCAGAAGGTCCCACGTCAGCTTGCCTCTCCAAGTGTCGAGCGTGTCGAGGGCCGTGGCAATGTGTTCCTGAGTCAGGTCAGGTGCACGATACTTCTTCATAGCAATGCCTGCTTCTTGCGCCCCTTGAGGACACGGATGGGTTTCACGTTATCGGCGGTGATGAGGGGCGCGCTGGAAACATCCAGCCGGATACGGGCACCCGTAGGTACTTCAGGGTTCTCCAAGATGGAGAGCAGCAGGGTGACCCGCTCCAAGGTCGTGGCTTGATGCCTGACCCAGGCATCAGCGCCGTATTCTTCGTCGCTCAGAGCTGCCTTGGCTTGCTTCAGCAGATATTCGGTCTCGCTCTTGAGTTGCCGAAGATTTGCCTCCTTGTGCGCTTCACCTTTGACGCATTCCTGCTCTTGGCAGTTGATGCAGTCGCGATACATCTGACACGGCTCGCTCGCGAAATTGTGACGGCACCAGCCATATTCCGTCGTGTGCGCAGCGGTGAGCCCGAGCCCCTTGAATTCGCTGCGCATCATCAAGTTCCGCCCTGAGACATCAACCGGCTCAAGCTCCGACGTGAAACCAGCTTTCAGTGCTTGGCTGATTGGCGCTTGCACCTCCTCCGAGGACATGTGGTCGTAGTGCCGGTTTTGCTTGACGTCCTTACGCCCTGAGAAAATTGCGATTTCCGTGCTACTTAAGCCCCCCATCTGAGCTAGCGTGTTCAGGTAGTGGCGCAGGCTGTGGCTGTTGAGCTCAATCGGAGAGCCATCGTCCTCGGTGTAGTCGAATGCTTTGAAGATGGAGCGTCGACCTTCCCGAGTCCCGAACCGGCTTGTGATGGCCTCGTAGTCGACGCTGTTGAACATGCACAGGTAAGTCGCCCTGATGGCGTGCATCTCGTTCGTCCGAATGACCGCGATGGCATCCATGCATCGGAGCTCGGGCGCACCAGGCATGAACGGAAAGGTCGCCGGCAGCATGCCGAGGATGGCGCGCTCCACATCGTCGAAGAGGTATCCGATTCGCCGGCCTTCTAGC encodes the following:
- a CDS encoding DNA adenine methylase; amino-acid sequence: MKNEMADFLPRRIRAKAPPIKIQGIKTKLVPWIADAINWHGQGRWIEPFMGSGAVALNIAPPRALLCDTNEHLVRFYQGVQRGDITSMSVRAFLEEEGAKLLAVGEDHFYEIRKRFNEHKSPLDLVFLNRSCFNGIMRFNKKGGFNVPFCRKPERFRQALITKICNQVSWAAKVMHGKEWVFKCQPWRETLAQASADDFVYLDPPYIGRHADYYNKWSEQEADELSDAIKALPSGFAYSMWKGNQYRENAHLEAHFGRFHMETFSHFYHVGSTESLRSEMEEALVISAGNLVEEANRLPPPDLSEDEDILEVEMGRQQLLLA